A DNA window from Euleptes europaea isolate rEulEur1 chromosome 20, rEulEur1.hap1, whole genome shotgun sequence contains the following coding sequences:
- the ZNF710 gene encoding zinc finger protein 710, protein MDRFADSGTQTEAVVVLSLAQAAVLGLVAENEWFGATASPGGFFPGIANELEDAAAVEPGQPGGDCPQECEGRGQADLPEEEGLEAEALFGKQARRRKRPPVRLVPKVKHEKSEVEQSEGPPGTAAPSEDREEQPPNPPACVEEPDPEQAVQSSAAKMIDLSTYSRKPRRLRHPRRPPRHELSPGEMKESLPSPPPASGPESVEALPSDYGFQGPPVSALSHAEEERGLDSPPERDQNRPGFAWPEPLDFESEAHGEHSKKAQLDRLDINVQIDDSYLVEKRWQCRLCEKSYTSKYNLVTHILGHNGVKPHSCPHCSKLFKQPSHLQTHLLTHQGTRPHKCQVCHKAFTQTSHLKRHMLLHSDVKPYSCRFCGRGFAYPSELKAHEGKHESGRCHVCVECGLDFSTLPQLKRHLATHQGPTLYPCPECSKAFHYRSQLQNHMLKHQDVRPFVCTECGMEFSQIHHLKQHSLTHKGVKEFKCEVCGREFTLQANMKRHMLIHTSVRPYQCHICFKTFVQKQTLKTHMIVHSPVKPFKCKVCGKSFNRMYNLLGHMHLHAGSKPFKCPYCSSKFNLKGNLSRHMKVKHGVMDVSLDSQDAMLELTGGDHADLDGSQEMEDYEEEENTYEYGVGGNPTNESALAEQAMKEMAYYSML, encoded by the exons ATGGACCGGTTTGCTGACTCTGGAACTCAGACTGAGGCCGTGGTGGTTTTGTCTCTGGCCCAAGCGGCAGTCCTGGGCTTGGTGGCTGAGAACGAGTGGTTCGGGGCCACGGCCAGTCCCGGAGGCTTCTTCCCGGGCATTGCCAATGAGCTGGAGGACGCGGCAGCTGTGGAGCCGGGGCAGCCGGGCGGGGACTGTCCCCAGGAGTGCGAGGGCCGAGGCCAGGCAGACCTGCCCGAGGAGGAGGGCCTGGAGGCCGAGGCGCTGTTCGGCAAGCAGGCCCGGAGGAGGAAGCGGCCCCCTGTGAGGTTAGTGCCCAAAGTCAAGCACGAAAAAAGTGAGGTGGAGCAGAGCGAGGGGCCCCCCGGGACGGCTGCCCCAAGCGAGGACAGAGAAGAGCAGCCCCCCAACCCTCCTGCATGCGTGGAGGAGCCTGACCCTGAGCAGGCCGTCCAGAGCAGTGCCGCAAAAATGATCGACCTCAGCACGTACAGCCGCAAGCCGCGGCGCCTCCGGCACCCGCGAAGGCCCCCTCGTCATGAGCTCTCCCCTGGGGAGATGAAGGAGAGCCTTCCCAGCCCCCCTCCGGCCAGCGGCCCAGAGAGCGTGGAGGCCCTGCCCAGCGACTACGGCTTCCAGGGGCCCCCCGTGTCAGCCTTGAGCCACGCGGAGGAGGAGCGGGGGCTGGACTCACCCCCGGAGCGGGACCAGAACAGGCCGGGCTTTGCGTGGCCGGAGCCCCTGGATTTCGAGTCGGAGGCTCACGGTGAGCACAGCAAAAAGGCCCAGCTGGACCGGCTGGACATCAACGTGCAGATCGACGACTCGTACCTGGTGGAGAAGCGCTGGCAGTGCCGCCTGTGCGAGAAGTCGTACACCTCCAAGTACAACCTGGTGACGCACATCCTGGGCCACAACGGCGTCAAGCCCCACTCCTGCCCGCACTGCAGCAAGCTCTTCAAGCAGCCCAGCCACCTGCAGACACACCTGCTCACCCACCAGGGCACCCGGCCCCACAAGTGCCAGGTGTGCCACAAAGCCTTCACCCAGACCAGCCACCTCAAGCGCCACATGCTCCTCCACTCCGACGTCAAGCCCTACAGCTGCCGCTTCTGTGGCCGGGGCTTCGCCTACCCCAGCGAGCTGAAGGCCCACGAGGGCAAGCACGAGAGCGGGCGCTGCCACGTGTGTGTGGAGTGCGGCCTGGACttctccaccctcccccagctcAAGCGCCACCTGGCCACCCACCAGGGGCCCACCCTCTACCCCTGCCCCGAGTGCAGCAAAGCCTTCCACTACCGCAGCCAGCTGCAGAACCACATGCTCAAGCACCAGGACGTCCGCCCCTTCGTCTGCACTGAGTGCGGCATGGAGTTCAGCCAGATCCACCACCTCAAGCAGCACTCGCTGACCCACAAG GGTGTGAAAGAATTCAAGTGTGAAGTGTGTGGCCGAGAGTTCACGCTGCAGGCAAACATGAAGCGGCACATGCTGATCCACACCAGCGTGCGCCCCTACCAGTGCCACATCTGCTTCAAGACCTTTGTGCAGAAGCAGACGCTCAAGACCCACATGATTGTGCATTCGCCTGTCAAGCCTTTTAAGTGCAAG GTGTGCGGGAAATCTTTCAACCGCATGTACAACCTCCTGGGCCACATGCACTTACACGCAGGCAGCAAGCCCTTCAAGTGCCCTTACTGCTCCAGCAAGTTCAACCTGAAGGGGAACCTCAGTCGCCACATGAAGGTCAAGCATGGGGTGATGGACGTCAGTCTGGACAGCCAAG aTGCCATGCTGGAGCTGACGGGTGGGGACCACGCAGACCTGGATGGGTCGCAGGAGATGGAGGActacgaggaggaggagaataccTACGAATATGGCGTGGGGGGGAACCCCACGAATGAGTCGGCCTTGGCAGAGCAGGCCATGAAGGAGATGGCCTATTACAGCATGCTGTAG
- the IDH2 gene encoding isocitrate dehydrogenase [NADP], mitochondrial has protein sequence MDGDEMTRIIWAFIKEKLILPNVDVQLKYFDLGLPHRDQTDDQVTIDSALATQKYSVAVKCATITPDEARVEEFKLKKMWKSPNGTIRNILGGTVFREPIICKNIPRLVPGWTKPITIGRHAHGDQYKATDFVVGKPGTFKMVFTPKDGSGVQEWEVYNFPGGGVGMGMYNTDESISGFAHSCFQYAIQKKWPLYLSTKNTILKAYDGRFKDIFQEIFDKHYKTDFDKLRIWYEHRLIDDMVAQVLKSVGGFVWACKNYDGDVQSDILAQGFGSLGLMASVLVCPDGKTIEAEAAHGTVTRHYREYQKGNPTSTNPIASIFAWTRGLEHRGKLDSNPELIKFAQTVEKVCVETVEAGIMTKDLAGCIHGLSNVKLNEHFVNTTDFLDAIRNNLDKALGKQ, from the exons TTGATCCTGCCCAATGTGGATGTTCAGCTGAAGTACTTTGACCTGGGCCTGCCCCATCGGGACCAGACGGATGACCAGGTCACCATTGACTCCGCCCTGGCTACTCAGAAGTACAGTGTGGCCGTCAAGTGCGCCACCATCACCCCCGATGAGGCGCGAGTGGAAG AGTTCAAGCTGAAGAAAATGTGGAAGAGTCCTAACGGCACTATCAGGAATATCCTGGGCGGGACAGTCTTCAGAGAGCCAATCATCTGCAAGAACATTCCTCGTCTGGTTCCAGGTTGGACGAAGCCTATCACCATTGGCAGACACGCCCATGGCGACCAG TACAAAGCCACGGATTTCGTTGTGGGCAAACCTGGGACATTTAAGATGGTTTTCACCCCCAAGGACGGCAGTGGAGTCCAGGAGTGGGAGGTGTACAACTTCCCGGGCGGGGGTGTCGGCATGGGAATGTACAACACTGACGAG TCCATTTCAGGCTTTGCTCACAGCTGCTTCCAATACGCCATCCAGAAGAAGTGGCCCCTGTACCTGAGCACCAAGAACACCATCCTCAAGGCCTACGACGGGCGCTTCAAAGACATCTTCCAGGAGATCTTTGACAA GCACTACAAGACCGATTTTGACAAACTCCGGATCTGGTACGAGCACCGGCTGATCGATGACATGGTTGCCCAGGTGCTGAAGTCGGTGGGGGGCTTTGTGTGGGCTTGCAAGAACTATGATGGGGATGTCCAGTCTGACATCTTGGCCCAAG GATTTGGCTCTCTGGGCTTGATGGCTTCTGTCCTCGTCTGCCCAGACGGAAAGACCATTGAAGCAGAGGCTGCTCACGGCACCGTCACACGCCATTACCGGGAGTACCAGAAG GGCAACCCCACCAGCACCAACCCCATTGCCAGCATCTTTGCCTGGACCCGTGGCCTGGAGCACAGAGGCAAACTGGACAGCAATCCCGAGCTCATCAA GTTTGCTCAGACCGTGGAGAAGGTCTGCGTGGAGACGGTGGAGGCTGGGATCATGACCAAGGACTTGGCCGGTTGCATCCACGGACTGAGCAA TGTGAAGCTGAACGAGCACTTTGTGAACACCACGGACTTCCTGGATGCCATCAGGAACAACCTGGACAAAGCCCTGGGCAAGCAGTAG